In a genomic window of Aggregatimonas sangjinii:
- a CDS encoding N-acetylglucosamine kinase, producing MILIVDSGATKSDWIALDDKGEQLFLTQTLGLSPEVLTKEVIEDRLANNFELSKNKEKVSRLYFYGAGCGTDRMKKLLKDIFKVFFPNAKAEVKEDTYAAIFSTVKIGHQGIVCILGTGSNCSYYDGHQLFQKVTSLGYIPMDDGSGNFFGRKLIRDYYFHKMPQDLGMKFSKEYDLDADVIKENLYKQPNPNTYLATFARFLVENKNHPYCKGVIDKGFQQFVNNYIMQFELATKVPINFVGSIAHYLKDELIAVLERNDLIVGVIRQRPIEGLMEFHKAHL from the coding sequence ATGATATTGATTGTAGACAGTGGTGCAACAAAGTCGGATTGGATCGCCTTGGATGATAAAGGGGAGCAATTGTTCTTAACGCAAACATTAGGTCTTAGCCCGGAAGTGCTTACGAAAGAGGTGATAGAAGATAGGCTGGCCAATAATTTTGAGCTTTCGAAAAACAAGGAAAAGGTTTCACGCCTATATTTTTACGGTGCCGGTTGCGGTACCGATCGCATGAAAAAGCTGCTTAAGGACATCTTTAAAGTCTTTTTCCCGAATGCCAAGGCAGAGGTAAAAGAAGATACGTATGCCGCTATTTTTTCGACGGTTAAAATCGGTCACCAAGGTATTGTATGTATTTTGGGAACGGGTTCTAATTGCAGCTATTACGATGGGCATCAATTGTTTCAAAAGGTAACTTCCCTAGGGTATATTCCTATGGATGATGGCAGTGGGAATTTCTTTGGACGAAAATTGATTCGGGACTACTACTTTCATAAAATGCCCCAAGATTTGGGCATGAAATTTTCAAAGGAATACGATTTGGATGCGGACGTAATCAAGGAGAACTTGTACAAACAACCGAATCCGAATACCTATTTGGCCACTTTTGCCCGTTTTTTGGTCGAGAATAAAAATCATCCGTATTGTAAGGGGGTGATTGATAAAGGCTTTCAGCAGTTCGTTAACAATTATATTATGCAATTTGAACTGGCGACAAAAGTACCGATCAATTTTGTGGGAAGTATCGCCCACTATTTAAAGGATGAACTTATCGCCGTATTAGAACGTAACGACCTCATTGTTGGCGTCATTCGACAGCGTCCTATCGAGGGACTGATGGAGTTTCACAAAGCGCATTTGTAA
- a CDS encoding RidA family protein — protein MKKIISTPNAPAPIGPYNQAVLSGNTLYISGQIPMNPATGKLVSGDIKAETKQSMENLKAILQAANTDFEAVVKSTIFVKDMHQFAQINEIYGSYFDEATAPARETVEVANLPLFVNVEISMIALIS, from the coding sequence ATGAAAAAAATAATCAGCACGCCAAATGCCCCCGCTCCTATCGGTCCTTATAACCAAGCGGTTCTTTCGGGGAACACGCTTTACATTTCCGGGCAAATTCCCATGAACCCCGCAACTGGTAAGCTGGTATCTGGCGATATCAAGGCAGAGACCAAACAATCGATGGAAAATCTGAAGGCCATTCTACAGGCCGCAAATACAGATTTCGAAGCTGTCGTAAAATCGACGATTTTCGTGAAGGATATGCATCAATTTGCACAAATCAACGAAATATACGGCTCGTATTTTGATGAAGCAACGGCGCCGGCACGGGAAACCGTCGAAGTTGCGAACCTTCCGTTGTTCGTAAATGTGGAAATATCAATGATTGCCTTGATTTCGTAG
- a CDS encoding putative LPS assembly protein LptD: MQSNKHFLLFLFILFIGSTAIFAQEDRVKTITFPVVRDTATAPQAPMPVLRDTTANDSIATDSLNQKQGTLLDKIRYKAKDSIRLSQRQQKIFLYNEAEIYYQDTELKAGIIIMDYVKNEVYAGRVKDSLGNYTQLPFFKQGTQEVRPDSIRFNFDTQKALIWNSRTEQQAGLGQLGSDAMKVYAEITKKENDSVYFLSEGKLTTSTDTVNPDYYIRVRKAKFVPKKKVIAGYSNLYIADVPTPIALPFAYFPLTVGRTAGLMMPTIGNDPNRGYFLQGGGYYIPFSDYADITLTGDFYTNGSYGFRTQSVYSKRYKYRGNVNFNYQNLVTSQKGFSDYSRNTLYNIQISHSQDPKTSPNSRFSASVNLGSSTYFQNSLLQRDLPLTQNNNQSSSISYSKTFPNYPAVNMSLTATHSSNTRQAITAAENNATVDNIQMTLPTLQASVERIFPFAKRDGIKKGAIQNINFQYDVNARNSLTTNDEDFFTAAMFDNAQVGARHRIPISTNFKIAKFFSVSMGGSYEDVWTLETYRRDFVPGEGNEKGTVAIDTVQGFDRFNKYNLSTSIGTTVYGTFNFGEDKKLQAIRHVMRPSLSYGYTPSFEQFFDEYLDENSGEVVQYTRFQGTLNGAPSLGKSNSLSFSLANTLEAKVRDKDSTATEAKKIPLLSNFNISTGYNFEADSLKLRPLTLNGGTTILDNKMSINFGAGLNPYAIDNNGRAIDKWNIDNGGSLFRLTRANVNVSYSISNETFGRKEDDGEEEEERDPYDYGAASGGRDDDLFGRSEGYNDYQNNQRDDERESDDIENPLYATKIPWDFRLAYSATYSNPARQNEFSSHSLMFSGNVQLSPRWKVGVSSGYDFKNQGFTLTQFRFERDLKSFNLKFDWTPFGQFQRWYFFIGIKSSVLKDLKWENRSQPFRQ; encoded by the coding sequence TTGCAATCAAACAAACATTTTCTACTTTTCCTATTCATTCTATTCATTGGTAGCACTGCAATTTTCGCTCAAGAAGACCGTGTAAAGACTATTACCTTTCCTGTGGTGCGAGACACTGCCACCGCCCCGCAGGCCCCTATGCCCGTGTTAAGGGATACGACCGCCAACGACTCTATCGCCACCGACAGTCTTAATCAAAAACAGGGTACGCTCTTGGATAAGATTAGGTACAAGGCCAAGGATTCCATCCGATTAAGCCAAAGACAACAAAAAATATTCCTCTATAATGAGGCCGAAATATACTATCAGGATACGGAGTTAAAAGCGGGAATCATTATCATGGACTATGTGAAGAACGAAGTGTACGCGGGCCGAGTCAAAGATTCTCTTGGGAATTACACGCAACTACCATTTTTTAAACAAGGAACCCAAGAGGTGCGTCCCGATTCCATTCGTTTTAATTTCGATACGCAGAAGGCTTTAATATGGAACTCAAGAACGGAGCAGCAAGCCGGCCTGGGTCAATTGGGGAGCGATGCCATGAAAGTATATGCCGAAATCACAAAAAAGGAAAATGATTCGGTCTATTTTTTGAGTGAAGGAAAGCTGACTACCTCTACCGATACCGTCAATCCTGATTATTACATTCGTGTTCGTAAAGCGAAATTCGTGCCCAAAAAGAAGGTCATCGCGGGCTACAGTAACTTATATATCGCAGATGTACCAACCCCTATTGCCCTGCCATTCGCTTATTTTCCATTAACCGTAGGCCGAACAGCCGGTCTCATGATGCCGACCATCGGAAACGATCCCAATCGGGGCTATTTTTTGCAAGGCGGGGGATACTATATCCCGTTTAGTGATTATGCGGATATTACGCTTACTGGAGATTTTTACACCAATGGTAGTTATGGGTTCCGAACACAGTCGGTCTATTCCAAACGCTATAAGTATCGCGGCAATGTCAACTTTAATTACCAAAATTTGGTTACCAGTCAGAAGGGGTTTAGTGACTATAGCAGAAACACCCTCTATAACATTCAAATTTCGCATTCACAGGACCCCAAAACCAGTCCGAATTCCCGTTTTTCGGCATCGGTAAACTTAGGAAGTAGCACGTATTTTCAAAATTCCTTGTTACAGCGAGATTTGCCGTTAACCCAAAACAATAACCAGTCATCATCTATTTCATATTCCAAAACGTTTCCGAATTACCCTGCCGTGAACATGAGTTTAACAGCCACGCACAGTTCGAATACGAGACAAGCGATCACGGCGGCCGAGAACAATGCCACCGTAGACAATATTCAGATGACATTGCCTACTTTACAGGCAAGTGTAGAACGTATATTCCCATTTGCCAAACGGGACGGTATAAAAAAAGGCGCTATTCAGAACATCAACTTTCAATATGATGTTAACGCACGGAACAGTCTTACCACCAATGACGAGGACTTTTTTACTGCCGCCATGTTCGATAATGCACAAGTTGGTGCCAGACACCGTATTCCCATCAGCACCAACTTTAAAATCGCCAAGTTCTTTAGCGTATCGATGGGCGGGAGTTATGAAGACGTTTGGACCTTGGAGACCTATAGACGGGATTTCGTACCGGGAGAGGGTAACGAAAAAGGTACCGTTGCGATAGATACCGTTCAAGGTTTCGATCGCTTCAATAAATACAATCTAAGCACCAGTATCGGTACCACTGTCTATGGCACCTTTAATTTCGGGGAGGACAAAAAGCTGCAAGCGATTCGCCATGTGATGCGACCATCGTTAAGCTATGGCTACACGCCCTCATTCGAACAATTTTTTGACGAATATCTCGATGAAAATTCTGGGGAGGTCGTGCAGTATACGAGATTTCAGGGTACGCTTAATGGTGCCCCTTCCTTGGGAAAATCAAACAGTTTGAGTTTTTCCTTGGCCAATACTCTTGAAGCAAAGGTCAGGGACAAGGATTCTACAGCAACGGAGGCGAAAAAAATACCGCTCCTGAGCAATTTCAATATTTCCACAGGATATAATTTCGAGGCCGATTCCCTAAAATTAAGACCCTTGACCTTAAATGGCGGAACTACGATTCTCGACAACAAAATGTCGATCAACTTCGGTGCCGGTCTCAACCCTTATGCTATTGATAACAACGGTAGGGCCATTGACAAATGGAACATCGACAATGGGGGTAGCCTATTCCGTTTGACCAGGGCCAATGTTAACGTTAGCTACTCCATTAGCAATGAGACTTTTGGTAGAAAGGAAGATGATGGGGAGGAAGAGGAAGAAAGAGATCCCTACGATTATGGAGCGGCAAGCGGTGGTCGGGATGACGATCTCTTTGGCAGGTCGGAAGGATACAACGACTACCAGAATAACCAAAGAGATGATGAAAGGGAATCGGACGATATTGAAAATCCATTATATGCTACTAAAATTCCATGGGACTTTCGGCTTGCCTATTCCGCAACCTACAGCAATCCTGCTCGTCAGAACGAATTCAGTAGTCATTCCCTGATGTTCTCCGGAAACGTTCAACTTTCCCCACGTTGGAAGGTTGGTGTATCTTCCGGTTATGATTTCAAGAACCAAGGATTTACCTTGACCCAATTTCGTTTTGAGCGTGATTTGAAAAGTTTTAACCTTAAATTCGATTGGACACCTTTCGGGCAGTTCCAGCGCTGGTATTTCTTTATAGGGATAAAGAGTTCGGTATTGAAAGATTTGAAATGGGAAAACAGAAGTCAGCCATTTAGGCAATAG
- a CDS encoding N-acetylmuramoyl-L-alanine amidase encodes MMCRRFFAILVFAVTFICYSFAQTAVSQSGIEPFVIVLDAGHGGHDPGNLGNGYFEKNIALNIVLNIGEILEKDPNFKVIYTRKDDTFIDLYVRGEIANKANADLFVSVHCDSHTSNAHGAGTFVLGLHANKQNFEIAKKENSVIYLEDNYQDRYAGYDINSPESVIGLTIMQEEFLDQSINLAKAIQDNFTQKLKRNDRKVKQAGFIVLHQTFMPSVLIETGFLTHDKEGAYLNSKKGQSEMGTAIANAIVTYRGKMLAGVAPSGNTSKSTPEPESIEPETAKEVEAAPVLTASETDKESADQAAVPKEQMPEEKTPEVVVSAQEILKTAENTSAMEKEVETEKIPSKPMEQTSVPTEMSGAGKAAISFKVQVLASSKNIPLKAANFKGLNTLSKEPYKTLYRYMYGNTNSLEEAELLKSNAALKGYTSAYVVAYKDGERITMKEALKYVSNQ; translated from the coding sequence ATGATGTGTAGACGATTTTTTGCGATTCTGGTATTTGCTGTTACGTTTATATGTTATTCTTTCGCTCAAACCGCCGTATCCCAGTCGGGCATTGAGCCTTTTGTTATTGTTTTGGATGCCGGCCACGGAGGGCACGACCCGGGAAATCTAGGCAACGGCTATTTTGAGAAAAACATCGCGTTGAACATTGTTTTGAATATCGGTGAAATTCTGGAAAAAGACCCGAACTTCAAGGTCATCTATACCCGAAAAGACGACACTTTTATTGATTTGTATGTTCGCGGTGAAATCGCAAATAAGGCGAATGCCGATTTATTCGTTTCGGTGCACTGCGATTCACATACTTCCAATGCCCATGGGGCCGGCACCTTTGTGCTGGGGCTACATGCCAACAAGCAGAACTTTGAAATTGCCAAGAAAGAAAACTCGGTCATCTATTTAGAGGACAATTACCAGGATCGTTATGCCGGTTACGATATCAATTCTCCGGAATCGGTTATCGGGCTCACCATCATGCAGGAAGAATTCTTGGACCAGAGTATCAATTTGGCGAAGGCGATTCAGGATAATTTCACCCAGAAGCTAAAGCGAAACGATCGCAAGGTAAAGCAAGCGGGATTCATTGTTTTGCATCAAACTTTCATGCCAAGCGTATTGATCGAAACCGGTTTTTTGACCCACGATAAGGAAGGTGCCTATTTGAATTCAAAGAAGGGACAATCAGAGATGGGAACTGCCATCGCCAATGCCATAGTCACTTACAGAGGAAAGATGTTGGCGGGGGTCGCTCCTTCAGGAAATACCAGCAAATCTACCCCTGAGCCAGAGTCCATAGAACCGGAAACGGCGAAAGAAGTTGAGGCAGCTCCTGTTTTAACAGCATCGGAAACCGACAAGGAATCAGCAGATCAGGCAGCGGTACCAAAAGAACAAATGCCTGAAGAGAAAACACCCGAAGTGGTAGTTTCGGCGCAAGAAATCTTAAAAACAGCTGAAAATACCAGCGCTATGGAAAAGGAGGTTGAAACGGAGAAAATACCGTCTAAACCTATGGAACAAACAAGTGTGCCTACTGAAATGTCTGGAGCAGGAAAAGCGGCCATCAGTTTTAAAGTGCAAGTCCTTGCAAGTTCTAAAAACATTCCACTTAAGGCAGCTAATTTTAAAGGTCTTAATACACTTTCGAAGGAGCCGTACAAAACACTGTACCGATATATGTACGGAAATACCAATTCTTTGGAAGAGGCCGAACTGCTTAAATCAAACGCTGCCTTAAAAGGTTATACCTCTGCTTACGTTGTTGCCTACAAAGACGGTGAACGAATTACAATGAAGGAGGCTTTGAAGTACGTTTCGAACCAATAA
- a CDS encoding MlaD family protein, producing MKLSREIKTGIIVIGGILLFVLGFSYLKSTPLFDNSKTMYAIYPDVGGLQPGTAVSVNGFNVGKVNDIRFMDGKGNLFVTFTVGSDFEFSKNSPAVLYDSGILGGKGLRIIPLFDDAPMAKDGDTLTTSTQPGLAELAEQKFTPFLQKFESAVSDADSVLVNVNEVLDEKTKRDLRGAISGLSTLINSLQGSANELNSILTKNSGKLDSSLTNFQALTSSFSKLADSLNNAGLPKTLRSLESTVANLDNVMAKIENGDGTLGKLMNDKELYDNLNNASRELDLLLQDFRLNPKRYVNVSVFGKKQKEYEVPEDDPANQINNPEQENPEE from the coding sequence TTGAAACTATCTAGGGAAATTAAAACGGGAATTATTGTTATCGGCGGTATTCTGCTGTTTGTTTTAGGCTTTAGTTATTTAAAATCCACTCCACTTTTCGACAACAGTAAAACTATGTATGCCATTTACCCTGATGTAGGTGGTCTGCAGCCCGGTACTGCCGTATCGGTAAATGGTTTTAATGTGGGTAAGGTAAATGACATTCGGTTTATGGATGGCAAGGGAAACCTTTTCGTCACATTTACGGTGGGTAGTGATTTTGAATTTTCAAAAAATAGTCCTGCCGTTTTATATGATTCCGGGATTCTAGGGGGTAAAGGCCTTCGAATCATACCTCTATTCGACGATGCGCCAATGGCGAAAGATGGCGATACCCTCACAACAAGCACGCAACCGGGCCTCGCGGAACTCGCCGAACAAAAATTTACACCCTTTCTCCAGAAATTCGAATCTGCCGTTTCGGATGCGGATTCGGTTTTGGTAAATGTAAACGAGGTGCTCGATGAAAAGACCAAAAGAGATTTGAGAGGGGCCATATCAGGATTGAGCACCCTTATCAATAGTCTTCAGGGTAGTGCCAATGAACTCAATTCGATTTTAACCAAAAACAGCGGGAAGCTCGATAGCTCGTTGACCAATTTTCAGGCTCTGACTTCAAGTTTCTCTAAACTGGCCGATTCGCTCAACAACGCGGGATTACCCAAAACCCTACGGAGTTTGGAATCGACAGTAGCGAATTTGGATAATGTTATGGCCAAAATAGAAAACGGCGATGGTACATTGGGCAAATTAATGAATGACAAAGAGTTGTACGATAATTTGAACAACGCTTCCAGAGAGTTGGATTTATTGTTGCAGGATTTTAGACTGAACCCAAAACGCTATGTAAACGTCTCCGTTTTCGGAAAAAAGCAGAAAGAATATGAAGTACCGGAAGATGACCCCGCCAATCAAATAAACAATCCGGAACAAGAAAATCCCGAAGAATAA
- a CDS encoding (Fe-S)-binding protein, which translates to MAYLPQIIFAVLLVLGIGFFAKNVKRLSRNIKLGKDVDVSDNKSQRWKNMAKIALGQTKMVVRPIAGLLHVIVYVGFIIINIEVLEIVLDGLLGTHRLFAPLGTVYDILIGSFEILALLVVVAVVAFWIRRNIIRLKRFMKPEMEGWPKQDGNLILYIELVLMFLFLTMNGADYQLQQMGADHYVQAGSFPVSQFLGPIFAGMSESTLILVERSAWWLHIVGILMFLNYLYYSKHLHILLAFPNTYYGNLKPKGQFKNLEAVTNEVKLMMDPSADPFAGPAEDAPVPEKFGASDVTDLSWVQLLNAYTCTECGRCTSECPANQTGKKLSPRKIMMDTRDRLQEVGKNIEANKGAFVADGKQLLGDYITNEELWACTSCNACVEACPVSIDPLSIIMDMRQYLVMEQSAAPTDLNNMMGNIENNGAPWPFNQMDRLNWTQEQ; encoded by the coding sequence ATGGCCTACCTCCCTCAAATTATTTTTGCAGTCCTATTGGTCTTAGGCATTGGTTTTTTTGCTAAAAACGTAAAACGCCTTTCCAGGAATATCAAGCTTGGAAAAGATGTCGATGTTAGCGATAACAAATCACAGCGATGGAAAAATATGGCCAAAATAGCGCTGGGTCAAACTAAAATGGTGGTGCGCCCTATCGCAGGCCTTCTGCATGTAATCGTTTATGTTGGCTTCATCATTATCAATATTGAAGTATTGGAAATCGTGCTTGATGGCCTATTGGGTACTCATCGCCTTTTTGCGCCTTTAGGAACCGTATATGATATTCTCATCGGCTCTTTTGAAATATTGGCTTTACTTGTGGTGGTGGCTGTTGTTGCCTTTTGGATACGACGGAATATCATCCGTTTAAAGCGATTTATGAAACCCGAGATGGAAGGTTGGCCCAAACAGGACGGGAATCTTATTCTTTACATCGAGTTGGTATTAATGTTCCTGTTCTTGACGATGAACGGGGCCGATTACCAATTGCAACAAATGGGCGCTGACCATTATGTTCAAGCAGGTAGTTTTCCGGTAAGTCAGTTTCTTGGCCCTATTTTCGCTGGGATGTCCGAATCGACTCTGATTTTGGTCGAGCGTTCGGCATGGTGGTTGCATATTGTCGGTATCCTCATGTTCCTGAACTATTTGTACTATTCAAAACACCTGCATATTCTTTTGGCTTTTCCGAATACCTATTACGGAAATCTAAAACCTAAAGGCCAATTCAAGAATTTAGAAGCGGTGACCAATGAGGTAAAATTAATGATGGATCCTTCGGCCGATCCGTTTGCCGGCCCGGCGGAGGACGCTCCCGTACCTGAAAAATTCGGTGCATCCGATGTTACGGATTTAAGTTGGGTGCAATTACTGAACGCCTATACCTGTACCGAATGCGGTCGTTGTACCAGCGAATGTCCGGCCAATCAGACAGGGAAAAAACTTTCCCCGCGAAAAATCATGATGGATACGCGTGATAGGTTGCAGGAAGTAGGTAAGAATATCGAAGCGAACAAGGGTGCCTTTGTAGCGGATGGCAAGCAGCTTCTAGGCGACTATATCACTAATGAAGAATTATGGGCCTGCACAAGTTGTAACGCTTGCGTTGAGGCTTGTCCCGTTAGCATCGATCCTTTATCGATTATCATGGATATGCGCCAATACTTGGTAATGGAACAATCGGCAGCGCCCACCGACTTGAATAATATGATGGGCAATATAGAGAACAATGGTGCTCCTTGGCCTTTTAATCAAATGGATCGATTGAATTGGACACAGGAGCAGTAA
- a CDS encoding (Fe-S)-binding protein, with amino-acid sequence MSNELKVPTMAELFAAGQQPEVLFWVGCAGSFDDRAKKITKAFVKILNKANVSFAVLGTEESCTGDPAKRAGNEFLFQMQAVTNIEVMNAYGIKKVVTACPHCFNTLKNEYPGLGGEYEVVHHTQFLKQLLAEGRISMEGGQFKGKRITFHDPCYLGRANGVYEAPRELIRKLDAELVEMKNCKKKGLCCGAGGAQMFKEPEKGDKDVNIERTEQALETQPEIIAAGCPFCNTMMTDGVKNKEKESAIAVLDIAELIATAEDL; translated from the coding sequence ATGAGCAACGAATTGAAAGTCCCGACCATGGCGGAATTGTTCGCGGCAGGTCAACAGCCGGAGGTATTGTTTTGGGTAGGTTGCGCCGGTAGTTTTGATGATAGGGCGAAGAAAATCACGAAAGCCTTTGTGAAGATATTGAACAAGGCGAACGTATCCTTCGCCGTGCTAGGCACCGAGGAGAGTTGTACGGGTGACCCTGCGAAACGGGCCGGAAACGAATTTCTGTTTCAAATGCAGGCTGTGACGAATATCGAAGTCATGAATGCCTATGGTATCAAGAAAGTGGTAACGGCTTGCCCGCATTGTTTTAATACCTTGAAGAACGAGTATCCCGGTCTAGGCGGTGAATACGAAGTCGTTCACCATACCCAATTTTTAAAGCAATTGTTGGCGGAAGGTCGTATTTCTATGGAAGGCGGACAATTTAAAGGAAAGCGAATTACTTTTCATGACCCTTGCTATTTGGGTCGGGCCAATGGGGTGTATGAAGCCCCCAGGGAACTCATCCGAAAGTTGGATGCCGAGTTGGTCGAGATGAAAAATTGCAAGAAGAAGGGATTATGCTGCGGCGCAGGTGGTGCCCAAATGTTCAAAGAACCCGAAAAAGGGGACAAGGACGTCAATATAGAACGTACCGAACAAGCCTTGGAAACCCAACCCGAAATCATAGCAGCGGGCTGTCCTTTTTGCAATACGATGATGACCGATGGCGTTAAAAACAAAGAAAAGGAAAGTGCCATTGCCGTTCTGGATATAGCCGAATTAATCGCAACGGCAGAAGACTTATAA